TTAGTACCTGTTACTTTTCCAGCTTTTGACATTTCAACAAAAGCATCAACATACATTTCAGAATGTACACTTAAATCTTTCAAGTTAGATTTAGCTATCAAACTACCTACAGCAGTTGGCATTGCCCCTATTCCCAGTTGAATACAACATCCATCAAATAATTCTTCAACTATTTGCTCTGCCACTTTATTATCAACTTCTGTTGGTGTTGGAGCTGGTAAAATAGGAATATCATTATTTTCACTTTCAACAATCATATCCACATCTGCTATATTTATACTATTTTCAAATCCACCAAAACATACTGGCACTTTTTCATTTACTTCTACAATTATTTTTTTTGCACTTTCACAAACTGCTCTCATATGAGAAGGACTTAACCCAAAATTGAAATTACCAAATTCATCCATTGGTGCTGCTTGGAAAACTGCAATATCAACTTTTGCTCCTCCATCTCTATAATATCTAGGAAGTTCAGAATATCTTATAGGACCGTGGAATCCAAACCCTTTTTTTATAGCTGCTCTTTCGATTCCTGTAGTATGCCATGAATTCCATGTGAAATGGTCTTCTGGTTTATCAATCTTAAATATTTCTGGTTCTTTTAATAAAATTCCACCTCTTAAAACTACATCTTTTAATTGTGGCATTCTTTTAGCTAAGGCTTTATCCACTGCTACAGTAGTACAAGTACACCAACCATAATCCACATAGGAACCTGATTGTATTGTAGCGGCTGCTTCCTCAGCTGAAACTAATTTCTTTTTATACTCTTGCTCTAAATTTTTCATTAAATTCACCCCTTAAAATATTATTATTTCTATAATCATCTTATACCTCTAAAAACAAAACCAATCAATTGATTTTACTACAATTATCATATTCTTTCAAGTTTTTTTGAATTTCTATAATAAAAAAAAAGGAACCTTTAAAAGTCCCTTTTTATCTTTATATTTTAAACTAAAGCTATAATAGCTAATTCTGCAGAGTCTCCTCTTCTTACAGAAGTTTTAATTATTCTAGTATATCCACCATTTCTTTCTGCATACTTTGGTGCTAAATCATTGAATAATTTTGCTACTGCTTCTTCATCTCTCAAGAATGCAAAAGCTCTTCTTCTGTCAGCTAAAGTTCCTTTTTTACCTAAAGTAACCATTCTATCTAAGAATTTTCTAAGTTCTTTAGCTCTAGTAACTGTAGTTTCTATTCTTTCTTCTCTTACTAATGAGATAGTTAAATTTTTAAGCATAGCTTTTCTGTGATCTGCTCTTCTACCTAACTTTCTATATGATTTGTTATGATTCATTAGTTAGCTTCCTCCTTATAATATTATTCAGAATACTCATTCTGATTAAGGTCAAATCCTAATTCTTTCATTTTTTCAAGAATTTCATCAAGAGATTTTCTTCCAAGATTTTTTATTTTTAGAAGGTCTGCCATACTTAGCTTAGCTAATTGCCCAACTTCTTCTATCCCTGCTTTTTTCAAACAATTAAAAGATCTAACTGTTAAATCAAGTTCTTCTATTTTTGTATCAAGCATATTATTATCTTTTTCTGAATTTTCCTCTTCTTCTTCTTCTTCTTCTATATCTTCTCTTAAATATTCTAATCTATTTCCTAAATCTAAAAATGGATTTAAATATAGTTTTAAAAGTTCTACTGAATAAGAGACTGCATCTCTTATAGAAACACTTCCATCAGTTTCTATATTAAGAATTAGTTTATCAAAATCTGTTACTCTACCAACCATTGTAGCTTCTATTGCATACGAAACTTTTCTGATTGGAGTATATATAGCATCTATAGCTATACAATCTACAGCCCAATTTTTTCTATCTATTTCTTCTGAAACAACAAATCCTTCTCCAACATCAACTAAAAATTCCATATCTATTTCTCTTTCAGTTGTTATTGTACAAATAACTTGTTCAGGGTTTACTATTTCTAGACCGATATCTGGTATTATATCAGCAGCGGTAACTATTTTAGGGCCTTTAACAGATAGAGTCATTTTTCTCTCTCCAACTGATTCAGTTTTTACTACTATTTCTTTAATATTAAGAATAATGTCAGAAACAGGTTCCTTCACTCCCTCAATAACTGAAAATTCGCTTAAAACTCCATCAATTCTTACACCTTTTATAGCAGCACCAGGTATAGAAGAAAGAAGAACTCTTCTTAAAGCATTACCAATTGTATTTCCATACCCTCTATATAAAGGCTCGATAATATATTGTCCTTTAAACTCATCCTCTTTAACTTCTTTTATTTGTATACCTCTAGCATGTTTTTCAATTTTTAACATTTGATCAACTCCTATTAAAAGGCTTATTATCTTGAATATAATTCAACTATTAGAGATTCATTAATATCAAAATCTAAATCTTCTTTAGTTGGAACTTGAATAACTTTCCCTGCAAATGCAGCTTTATCAAGCTCTAACCAAGCTGGAACAGCTCCTGCTTCAACAGCTTCTTTTACTAGATCTAAGTTTTTAGAATTCTCTATTACAGAAACAACATCCCCAACTTTAACTCTGTAAGATGCTATATTTACTTTTCTTCCGTTAACTGCAATATGTCCATGAGAAACAATTTGTCTAGCTTGTCTTCTAGTTTTTGCAAAACCTAATCTGTAAACAACATTTTCTAATTTTCTTTCAAGGTATTCTATTAATATTAAACCAGTTACCCCTTCTTTTCTTGTTGCTTCTTCATAAAGTTTTCTAAATTGTTTTTCCATTACATTATATATAAATCTTGCTTTTTGTTTTTCTCTTAATTGTATTGCGTATTCTGTAGGTTTTCTATTTGCGTTTGGTCTGAATCCTCTTTTTGAAGTTTTATTAACTCCTAAAACTATAGGTTCAATCCCAAGTGCTCTACATTTTTTTAATATAGGCTGTCTATTTCTTGCCATATCTCAAACATTCCTCCTTTGTTTAAATTGTCATTTAAATATGACTAGGTTACATTCTTCTTCTTTTTGGTGGTCTGCATCCATTATGTGGAACTGGTGTTACATCTGTAATTTTAGTAACTTCTAATCCAGCTGCTTGTAAAGATCTTACACAAGCTTCTCTTCCTGATCCAGGTCCTTTTGCCTTAACTTCAACTTTTTTCATTCCATTTTCAATTGCTGCTTGAGCTGCTTGTTCAGCTGCCATTTGAGCTGCAAATGGAGTTCCCTTCTTAGTTCCTTTGAACCCTGAAGTTCCACCTGATTTCCAACTAACTACTCTTCCTTCTAGGTCAGTAATAGCGATAATTGTATTATTGAATGTTGAATGTATATGAGCTATTCCGCTAGGAATACTTTTTAATTTCTTTTTAACTTTAGCTACTTTTTTAGCCAATTTAGCTCCCTCCTTACTTTCCAATTCTAATTTTCGATAAATTGTTTAAACAACCTATCTTTTTACCATTTTCTTAGGACCTTTTACTGTTCTTGCATTAGTTTTTGATTTTTGTCCTCTTACTGGTAAATGCATTTTATGTCTTAATCCTCTGTAACATCTAATGTCTAAAAGTCTCTTAACTGCTAATCTAACTTCTTTTCTTAAATCTCCTTCAACTCTTAGGCCATCGATGATTCCTCTAATCTTATTTAATTCTTCTTCAGTTAAATCTTTTACTCTTGTGTCAAAATCAACGCCTGCTTGAGTTAAAACATTTTGAGAAGTTTTTCTTCCAATCCCATAAATATAAGTTAATGATATTTCAACTCTCTTATTTCTAGGGATATCTACTCCTGCTATTCTAGCCAATTTGGTTCCTCCTATTCACAAAAATTTATATATTGCTAACATCTGTGGTTAGCTAACACTTTCTTCGACATGCCTTATGTATATAAGAACAAGCTCTACAGCTTAACATGTCTTTACAGTACTTCCATTGTCAGTACTACATTTGTTCCTCTTAGCAAAATAACTTTAACTAAGTAAAATTCAAAAAGAAAACTATCCTTGAACTTGTTTATGCTTAGGGTTTTCACATATAACTCTTATTTTACCATGTCTCTTGATTACTTTGCATTTGTCACAAATAGGTTTAATTGATGTTCTTACTTTCATCTCTACCTCCTTTTTCGTGATAAAAAAAACTATTTTTTTCTATAAACTATTCTTCCTCTTGATAAATCATAAGGCGAAATTTGAACAGTTACTGTATCTCCTGGTAAAATTTTGATGTAATTCATTCTCATTTTTCCAGATATGTGACCTAGTATTGTGTGTCCATTTTCTAACTTAACTTGAAACATCGCATTTGGAAGGGTTTCTAAAATAGTTCCTTCTAATTCGATAACATCTTTCTTTGACATATTTCCTCCTATCGAACAGAAATTCATATTATCATAACATATACATTAAAAAAAGTCTATATAATTCTATCTTTTTTTTAGTCTAATTTACTTAACACCAACGGTTTTCCATTAACTATTGCTATGGAATGCTCAAAATGAGCCGATCTCTTTCCATCTTTTGTAACTACTGTCCATCCATCATCTAACATATTTATTTTATAACTACCTTCATTAACCATAGGTTCTATGGCTAAAACCATTCCATTTTCTATTTTTAAGCCTCTTCCTTTTCTACCATAGTTTGGTATACAAGGATCTTCATGCATTGCTTTCCCAACACCATGACCTGCATAATCTCTAACTACTGAAAATCCTTCTGACTCAACATATTTTTGAATGGCGTGACCAATATCTCCTAATCTATTTCCAACTATTGCTGCTTCTATACCTATTTCTCTTGATTTTTTTGTTACCTCTAATAATTTTTTTGATTTATCATCAATTTCTCCAACAGGATAAGTTATTGCAGCGTCCCCATAATATCCATCTAATATTGTTACAGTGTCTATGCTTACTATATCTCCATCTTTTAAAATAATATTTTCACTAGGAATCCCATGTACAACCCCTTCATTTACTGATATACAAGCCCCAGCTGGGAAAGGTTCGTATATTCCAGGAACTCCTATAGTTCCTGGAATAGCCCCTTGAGATATTATATAGTCTTCTATTATTTTATTTAATTCCTTTGTTGAGACTCCTGGTTTTATATTCTTAGGCAATATATTTTCATAAAGTCTAGCTATTATTTGATTTGCTTCTTTTATTTTATTGATTTCTTCCATTGTTTTTATAACAATTGCCATTTTAAGTCCTTTCTTTAATAATTATCCTAAAATTTCAAATATTCTCTTTGTTATTTCTTTTATATCCATTGTACCATCAATTTCTTCCATAGCTCCTCTTTCTTTATAAAAATCAAATAAAGGAGCTGTTTGAGAATGATATTCTGCTAATCTATTTTCTACTGTTTCTGCATTATCATCTTTTCTTTGAACAAGTGCTTCTCCACAAAAATCGCAAATTCCAGCTTTTTTAGGGGGGTTAAATTCAACATGAAAAGATCCTCCACATGATTTACAAACTCTTCTTCCTACAACTCTACCTACTATTAATTCATCTGGAACATTTAGTGAAATAACTTTATCTAAAGAAATATTCATTTCATTCATTAATTTTTCTAAAGATTCAGCTTGAGCTAAAGTTCTTGGGAATCCATCTAATATAAATCCTTTTTTGCAATCTTCCATTGATAGTCTATCTTTAATTATTCCAACTATAATTTCATCTGAAACTAATTTCCCTGATTCCATACAAGCCTTAGCCTCAAGTCCCATTGGTGTACCTGCAGCAACTGCTGCTCTTAACATATCACCTGTTGATATTTGTGGAATCCCGTATTTTTCTATAATATACTTTGCTTGTGTCCCTTTTCCTGCTCCGGGAGCTCCAAATAACATAATGTTCATTTCATCATCTCCTAAATATTTTTTAACGTTATTATTATACTATTTCATTTGAAAAAAATATACATTTTTTCTATTTAACTACTATATTTACTATTTTTTTAGGGACAACAATAACTTTC
This genomic stretch from Fusobacterium sp. IOR10 harbors:
- the rpsK gene encoding 30S ribosomal protein S11, encoding MAKKVAKVKKKLKSIPSGIAHIHSTFNNTIIAITDLEGRVVSWKSGGTSGFKGTKKGTPFAAQMAAEQAAQAAIENGMKKVEVKAKGPGSGREACVRSLQAAGLEVTKITDVTPVPHNGCRPPKRRRM
- the infA gene encoding translation initiation factor IF-1, which encodes MSKKDVIELEGTILETLPNAMFQVKLENGHTILGHISGKMRMNYIKILPGDTVTVQISPYDLSRGRIVYRKK
- the rplQ gene encoding 50S ribosomal protein L17; this encodes MNHNKSYRKLGRRADHRKAMLKNLTISLVREERIETTVTRAKELRKFLDRMVTLGKKGTLADRRRAFAFLRDEEAVAKLFNDLAPKYAERNGGYTRIIKTSVRRGDSAELAIIALV
- a CDS encoding adenylate kinase is translated as MNIMLFGAPGAGKGTQAKYIIEKYGIPQISTGDMLRAAVAAGTPMGLEAKACMESGKLVSDEIIVGIIKDRLSMEDCKKGFILDGFPRTLAQAESLEKLMNEMNISLDKVISLNVPDELIVGRVVGRRVCKSCGGSFHVEFNPPKKAGICDFCGEALVQRKDDNAETVENRLAEYHSQTAPLFDFYKERGAMEEIDGTMDIKEITKRIFEILG
- a CDS encoding butyryl-CoA:acetate CoA-transferase translates to MKNLEQEYKKKLVSAEEAAATIQSGSYVDYGWCTCTTVAVDKALAKRMPQLKDVVLRGGILLKEPEIFKIDKPEDHFTWNSWHTTGIERAAIKKGFGFHGPIRYSELPRYYRDGGAKVDIAVFQAAPMDEFGNFNFGLSPSHMRAVCESAKKIIVEVNEKVPVCFGGFENSINIADVDMIVESENNDIPILPAPTPTEVDNKVAEQIVEELFDGCCIQLGIGAMPTAVGSLIAKSNLKDLSVHSEMYVDAFVEMSKAGKVTGTNKSSNRFRQVFTFAAGGKEMYDFLNKNPEVMAAPVDYVNDVRVISNIDNFISINNAVDIDLFGQVNSESAGTKHISGAGGQLDFVLGSYLSKGGKSIICLSSTFKDKAGNLCSRIKPLLDKGSIVTDTRDNVQFIVTEYGKVNLKGKTTWERAEALIGIAHPQFREELIEAAKKMKIWRKK
- the rpsD gene encoding 30S ribosomal protein S4, producing the protein MARNRQPILKKCRALGIEPIVLGVNKTSKRGFRPNANRKPTEYAIQLREKQKARFIYNVMEKQFRKLYEEATRKEGVTGLILIEYLERKLENVVYRLGFAKTRRQARQIVSHGHIAVNGRKVNIASYRVKVGDVVSVIENSKNLDLVKEAVEAGAVPAWLELDKAAFAGKVIQVPTKEDLDFDINESLIVELYSR
- the rpsM gene encoding 30S ribosomal protein S13, with the protein product MARIAGVDIPRNKRVEISLTYIYGIGRKTSQNVLTQAGVDFDTRVKDLTEEELNKIRGIIDGLRVEGDLRKEVRLAVKRLLDIRCYRGLRHKMHLPVRGQKSKTNARTVKGPKKMVKR
- the map gene encoding type I methionyl aminopeptidase; translated protein: MAIVIKTMEEINKIKEANQIIARLYENILPKNIKPGVSTKELNKIIEDYIISQGAIPGTIGVPGIYEPFPAGACISVNEGVVHGIPSENIILKDGDIVSIDTVTILDGYYGDAAITYPVGEIDDKSKKLLEVTKKSREIGIEAAIVGNRLGDIGHAIQKYVESEGFSVVRDYAGHGVGKAMHEDPCIPNYGRKGRGLKIENGMVLAIEPMVNEGSYKINMLDDGWTVVTKDGKRSAHFEHSIAIVNGKPLVLSKLD
- a CDS encoding DNA-directed RNA polymerase subunit alpha; this encodes MLKIEKHARGIQIKEVKEDEFKGQYIIEPLYRGYGNTIGNALRRVLLSSIPGAAIKGVRIDGVLSEFSVIEGVKEPVSDIILNIKEIVVKTESVGERKMTLSVKGPKIVTAADIIPDIGLEIVNPEQVICTITTEREIDMEFLVDVGEGFVVSEEIDRKNWAVDCIAIDAIYTPIRKVSYAIEATMVGRVTDFDKLILNIETDGSVSIRDAVSYSVELLKLYLNPFLDLGNRLEYLREDIEEEEEEEENSEKDNNMLDTKIEELDLTVRSFNCLKKAGIEEVGQLAKLSMADLLKIKNLGRKSLDEILEKMKELGFDLNQNEYSE
- the rpmJ gene encoding 50S ribosomal protein L36, encoding MKVRTSIKPICDKCKVIKRHGKIRVICENPKHKQVQG